From one Geoalkalibacter halelectricus genomic stretch:
- the aroF gene encoding 3-deoxy-7-phosphoheptulonate synthase: MIIVMKQGAGREALAEVKKRIRELGYKPHVIHGETRDVVGAVGDERGKAVLQALESLPGVESVVPILKPYKLASREVRPEPSTVEIAPGLVIGGAQLVVMAGPCSVESEEQILETARAVKAAGAQVLRGGAFKPRTSPYSFQGMEEEGLKLLAQARAETGLPIVTEVVNPRDVELVARYADIMQVGARNVQNFALLKMLGQLGKPVLLKRGMATTIQEFLMSAEYILSEGNQRVILCERGIRTFETATRNTLDISAVPVLKEQTHLPVLIDPSHATGHASLVPSMCYAAVAAGADGLIVEVHPHPETAASDGPQSLRPGQFAEMMKKLAEFARVAGRKL; encoded by the coding sequence ATGATTATCGTCATGAAGCAGGGGGCGGGGCGCGAGGCCCTGGCCGAGGTTAAAAAACGCATCCGCGAACTGGGCTACAAGCCCCACGTCATCCACGGCGAGACGCGCGACGTGGTCGGCGCCGTCGGCGATGAGCGCGGCAAGGCGGTGCTCCAGGCTCTGGAGTCGCTGCCGGGCGTGGAGAGCGTGGTGCCGATTCTCAAGCCCTACAAGCTCGCCAGCCGCGAGGTGCGGCCCGAGCCGAGCACCGTCGAGATCGCCCCCGGCCTGGTCATCGGCGGCGCGCAACTGGTGGTGATGGCCGGACCCTGCTCGGTGGAGAGCGAGGAGCAGATTCTGGAAACGGCGCGCGCGGTCAAGGCCGCCGGCGCCCAGGTGCTGCGCGGCGGCGCCTTCAAGCCGCGCACCAGCCCCTATTCCTTCCAGGGCATGGAGGAGGAAGGGCTCAAGCTGCTCGCCCAGGCGCGTGCCGAAACCGGCCTGCCCATCGTCACCGAGGTAGTCAATCCGCGCGATGTCGAACTGGTGGCGCGCTACGCCGACATCATGCAGGTCGGGGCGCGCAACGTGCAGAATTTCGCCCTGCTCAAGATGCTCGGCCAACTGGGCAAGCCGGTGCTGCTTAAGCGCGGCATGGCCACCACCATCCAGGAATTCCTCATGAGCGCCGAGTACATCCTCTCCGAGGGCAATCAGCGCGTGATTCTGTGCGAGCGCGGCATCCGTACCTTCGAGACCGCCACGCGCAACACTCTCGATATTTCGGCGGTGCCGGTGCTCAAGGAGCAGACCCACCTGCCGGTGCTCATCGACCCCTCCCACGCCACCGGCCACGCCAGCCTGGTACCGTCCATGTGCTACGCGGCCGTGGCGGCGGGCGCCGACGGGCTGATCGTCGAGGTCCATCCCCATCCCGAAACCGCGGCCAGCGACGGCCCCCAATCCCTGCGCCCCGGCCAGTTCGCGGAAATGATGAAAAAGCTCGCGGAATTCGCCCGCGTGGCGGGAAGAAAATTATAA